The following are encoded together in the Novipirellula artificiosorum genome:
- the fliD gene encoding flagellar filament capping protein FliD has translation MGRLQSSIGLVTGTDIQGTVDQLIAISSQPRDRLVARTNTMVAKQQALAELTASVIGVQLAGSRLGSSAIFQAKQADSSNTDAISATAGNVAEVATHTVRTLQNAATHDVRSLKRFEDANTALELSGTLSIKPNGGFLDDSVALADLNHGRGVEKGTVRITDRSGNSSEIRFDNARTIDDVLAAINDAEIDVRATTENGAIKLIDLTGSTVSHLKVEQLGSEETAADLGLWGIDSASDSVTGIELDLPDGVSSLRGASLSQLNGGAGLDPLTSLQITLSDGTSANIDLSAATTTSEIIETIDASGLKLIAKLNDSRTGFQVRDVSGGTGDFTISSSDDTAAQLGLDTITSNDIIVGKSLNRPTVDRETLIADLNGGSGISRGSFTITDSAGATAAVNMTFDEIESIGELIDRINELDVDVTASINDTGDGIAIVDNAGGDATMQIKDASSSMLAKELGIAGAATQQTVGGVTVSALVGTEADSIEVSAEDTLTTLVAKINENGRYGNASVQSNDDGTYSLRLRGNKAGEAGKISIETEGFNLDLRTDSRGQDALIAVSTDGRPENFMTSADGVFDLENSSQTTQSISNYTLLSELNSGRGINLGSFTVQDSDGITSAVNLRTENITSVGELLDAINQLGIGVSASINDAGDGISVIDTAGGSGTLEIVDAGNGKSAAELGIAGEATSQTIGGEEVSALIGHSELQSSVSDGGLVLTVKELSDEPITIKVAQNPETATKAVKTFVDQYNKLVDKLESLTFYNAETEEVGLLFGSSEALRIQSGFGKLFSGAITQAGQLRSLGQVGLSLSDQGKLETDAEKLTAALENDPSAVDAFFSTSETGFAGRVDELTERIAGIGNSLLLNRSSTLAEQVNRNNERVDTMNLRLETERERLLTQFYKTEEAIAKIQANQSIVSQIQPISIYSDSE, from the coding sequence ATGGGCCGACTACAATCATCGATTGGCTTGGTCACCGGCACAGACATCCAAGGCACGGTCGACCAACTCATTGCGATCAGCTCGCAACCGCGAGACCGTTTGGTCGCGCGCACCAACACCATGGTCGCCAAGCAACAGGCGCTGGCGGAATTGACCGCATCCGTGATCGGAGTCCAACTTGCCGGATCCCGACTGGGTAGCTCCGCGATTTTTCAAGCGAAGCAGGCAGACTCTTCGAATACAGATGCGATCTCTGCGACTGCCGGCAACGTCGCGGAGGTTGCCACGCACACGGTGCGGACGCTGCAAAACGCAGCAACCCATGACGTCCGCTCCCTCAAGCGGTTCGAGGATGCCAATACCGCATTGGAGCTTTCCGGCACCCTGTCGATCAAACCGAACGGCGGATTCCTCGATGATTCTGTGGCACTTGCCGACTTGAACCACGGCCGTGGCGTGGAGAAAGGCACCGTCCGAATCACCGATCGGTCGGGAAACTCGTCTGAAATCCGATTCGACAACGCCCGCACGATTGACGATGTGCTGGCGGCGATTAACGACGCGGAGATCGATGTACGGGCAACCACCGAAAATGGCGCAATCAAGCTGATCGATTTGACGGGCAGCACGGTAAGCCATTTGAAGGTTGAGCAGCTCGGAAGTGAGGAAACGGCGGCCGACCTCGGCTTGTGGGGGATCGATTCTGCCTCCGATTCCGTGACCGGCATTGAATTGGATCTCCCCGACGGAGTCTCGTCGCTGCGAGGAGCCTCGCTGTCCCAACTGAACGGCGGCGCCGGGCTCGATCCGCTCACGTCGCTCCAGATCACCCTATCGGATGGAACTTCAGCCAACATTGATCTGTCAGCGGCAACAACCACCAGCGAGATCATCGAGACGATTGATGCTTCGGGATTGAAGTTGATCGCCAAGCTCAACGATTCGCGAACCGGTTTTCAAGTTCGCGATGTCTCGGGTGGCACAGGCGATTTCACGATCTCGTCGAGCGACGACACCGCCGCCCAACTGGGGCTCGATACGATAACGTCGAACGATATCATCGTCGGTAAGAGTCTGAATCGCCCCACCGTTGATCGTGAGACCTTGATCGCGGACCTCAACGGAGGCAGCGGAATCAGCCGCGGTAGCTTTACGATTACCGACAGCGCCGGTGCAACGGCCGCGGTGAATATGACCTTTGATGAAATCGAATCGATCGGTGAGCTGATTGACCGCATTAACGAACTTGACGTCGACGTGACCGCATCGATCAATGATACCGGTGACGGTATCGCAATCGTCGACAATGCGGGTGGCGACGCTACAATGCAGATCAAAGACGCGTCCTCTTCCATGCTCGCCAAGGAATTGGGCATCGCCGGAGCGGCAACACAACAAACGGTCGGTGGCGTGACCGTATCTGCGTTGGTGGGTACCGAAGCCGATTCGATTGAGGTCAGCGCTGAGGATACGCTTACGACCTTGGTTGCCAAGATCAACGAAAACGGTCGCTACGGCAATGCATCGGTCCAGTCCAACGACGACGGCACCTACTCGCTGCGTCTTCGCGGCAATAAAGCGGGCGAAGCAGGAAAAATATCGATCGAAACCGAGGGATTCAATCTGGATTTGCGGACCGACAGTCGTGGCCAAGACGCATTGATCGCCGTTTCGACCGATGGACGCCCCGAGAACTTCATGACCAGTGCCGATGGGGTATTCGATCTCGAGAACTCAAGCCAAACGACTCAATCGATTAGTAACTACACGCTGCTTTCCGAACTGAATTCCGGCCGCGGAATCAACTTGGGAAGCTTCACCGTCCAAGATAGCGACGGCATCACCAGCGCGGTGAACCTGCGAACAGAGAACATCACTTCCGTCGGCGAACTGCTTGACGCCATCAACCAATTGGGGATCGGTGTTTCGGCGTCGATCAACGACGCCGGTGACGGTATCTCGGTCATCGATACCGCAGGCGGCTCGGGAACGCTTGAGATTGTCGATGCTGGGAATGGAAAATCGGCGGCTGAATTGGGAATCGCTGGGGAGGCGACTAGCCAAACCATCGGTGGAGAAGAGGTTTCCGCGTTAATCGGACACAGTGAACTTCAGAGCAGCGTTTCCGATGGCGGTTTGGTGTTGACCGTCAAGGAGTTGTCAGACGAACCAATCACCATCAAGGTCGCGCAGAATCCGGAAACGGCAACGAAGGCGGTCAAGACGTTTGTCGATCAGTACAACAAGTTGGTGGATAAACTTGAATCGCTAACCTTTTACAATGCCGAAACCGAAGAGGTTGGCTTGCTGTTTGGATCGAGTGAAGCATTACGCATTCAGAGTGGTTTTGGAAAACTGTTCTCGGGTGCCATCACTCAAGCCGGGCAACTCCGTTCGCTCGGACAGGTCGGATTGAGCCTCAGCGATCAAGGAAAGCTTGAAACGGATGCGGAAAAGCTGACAGCAGCACTCGAGAATGATCCTTCGGCGGTCGATGCATTTTTCTCAACCTCAGAAACCGGATTCGCCGGGCGAGTTGACGAATTGACCGAACGCATTGCTGGGATCGGAAACAGTCTACTATTGAATCGCAGTTCGACATTGGCCGAGCAGGTTAACCGAAACAACGAACGCGTTGATACGATGAACTTGCGACTTGAAACCGAGCGAGAACGATTGTTAACGCAGTTCTACAAAACGGAAGAAGCAATCGCTAAAATTCAGGCGAATCAATCGATCGTTTCACAGATTCAGCCGATTTCGATTTACAGCGACAGCGAGTAA
- a CDS encoding PIG-L deacetylase family protein has protein sequence MPAVLAIAAHPDDIEFYMAGALLQLGLRGWDLHYVNLCDGSRGSTTMDRFTCAKTRLQEAKNACDVLGATFYDPIYPDMEASYTTANLRKVAAIVRTAKPKIVLTHSPVDYMEDHETACRLAVSAAFAHGMPNFESDPETSVYMDPVTVYHAQPVGLHTPLGEFVEPHMYLDEKEVIERKVDALACHASQREWLDESQGLDSYLQTLRDLSVEMGRRSGKFAYAEGWRRRQHWGFCGPEDDPLRDALADILVDTRKS, from the coding sequence ATGCCTGCTGTTCTTGCCATTGCCGCTCATCCAGATGACATTGAGTTTTACATGGCCGGTGCCCTGCTGCAACTCGGACTTCGCGGCTGGGATCTGCACTACGTCAATCTCTGTGATGGGTCTCGCGGATCGACCACGATGGACCGTTTCACATGCGCTAAAACCCGTTTGCAAGAGGCCAAGAACGCATGCGATGTTCTGGGGGCGACGTTTTACGACCCGATCTATCCCGACATGGAAGCGAGCTACACCACGGCGAATCTTCGCAAAGTGGCTGCGATTGTGCGAACGGCAAAACCAAAGATTGTCTTGACCCATTCGCCGGTTGACTACATGGAAGACCACGAAACAGCTTGCCGGTTGGCGGTCAGTGCCGCCTTTGCTCACGGGATGCCAAATTTTGAAAGCGACCCGGAAACAAGCGTCTACATGGATCCGGTGACGGTCTATCATGCTCAACCGGTCGGGCTGCACACGCCGCTTGGCGAATTCGTCGAACCTCATATGTACCTTGATGAAAAGGAGGTGATCGAGCGGAAAGTGGACGCCTTGGCCTGCCATGCGAGCCAACGAGAGTGGCTCGATGAGAGCCAGGGGCTCGACAGCTATCTGCAAACGCTGCGTGATTTGAGTGTTGAGATGGGCCGGCGGAGCGGAAAATTCGCCTATGCGGAAGGGTGGCGGCGGCGTCAGCATTGGGGGTTTTGTGGCCCCGAGGACGATCCATTGCGTGACGCTTTAGCAGATATTCTCGTGGACACGCGAAAAAGTTAG
- the rpmI gene encoding 50S ribosomal protein L35: protein MGNKVKTHKGTKKRFRLSAKGKAMHRSSGTSHLAKGLSKKRRRNLRGTTSLDACMEPTIHAALNGYSN from the coding sequence ATGGGTAACAAAGTCAAAACCCACAAAGGAACGAAAAAGCGTTTCCGTTTGTCGGCCAAAGGTAAAGCGATGCACCGTTCGAGCGGAACGAGTCACTTGGCCAAGGGTCTTAGCAAGAAACGCCGACGTAACCTTCGTGGCACCACATCGCTCGATGCTTGCATGGAGCCCACGATCCACGCTGCGTTAAACGGCTACAGTAACTAA
- the pyrF gene encoding orotidine-5'-phosphate decarboxylase, with amino-acid sequence MNATDSTSFADRLADAVGRTRSVTCVGLDPRLDQLPRAIAQLADGGSPDAKAAAYTQFCREIIDVVKDRVPIVKPQAAFFEQLGPAGMIALGDVIRYASESGLLVITDAKRNDIGSTATAYAQAYLGTGDASPWGSDSLTISPYLGRDSLEPFVEVCDRRASGVFVLVKTSNPGGGLLQDRVTDGQTVYGRVAELVSELNQGRIGASGYGPVGAVVGATYPEQLAEMRAAMPNSWILIPGFGAQGGSAADVLAGFDSEGSGAIVNNSRNLIFAYRREPFVQKYGDARWQDAVSEATDEMNQLLLQRFSR; translated from the coding sequence ATGAACGCTACCGATTCCACTTCGTTTGCCGATCGTCTTGCCGATGCGGTTGGCCGAACCCGCTCGGTCACCTGTGTGGGCTTGGATCCGCGACTCGATCAATTGCCGCGCGCGATCGCTCAACTCGCCGACGGCGGTTCTCCCGATGCGAAGGCGGCTGCCTACACTCAGTTTTGCCGAGAGATTATCGATGTGGTGAAGGATCGCGTTCCGATCGTCAAGCCTCAAGCAGCTTTCTTCGAGCAACTCGGGCCAGCGGGCATGATCGCGCTCGGCGATGTGATCCGCTACGCCTCCGAATCGGGGCTGCTGGTGATCACCGATGCAAAACGCAATGACATTGGTAGTACGGCAACAGCATATGCTCAGGCCTACCTTGGGACGGGTGACGCCAGCCCCTGGGGGAGCGACTCGCTGACGATCAGCCCCTATTTGGGACGCGACAGTCTCGAGCCCTTTGTTGAAGTTTGCGACCGAAGGGCGAGCGGGGTTTTCGTGTTGGTTAAAACGTCGAACCCGGGGGGCGGGCTGCTGCAAGATCGGGTTACGGATGGCCAGACCGTTTACGGTCGGGTGGCTGAATTGGTGAGTGAGTTGAACCAGGGCCGGATCGGCGCGAGTGGCTATGGGCCTGTGGGGGCGGTGGTGGGGGCAACCTACCCCGAGCAATTGGCGGAAATGCGGGCTGCGATGCCGAACAGTTGGATCCTGATCCCTGGCTTCGGCGCTCAAGGGGGAAGTGCCGCGGATGTTTTGGCCGGTTTCGATTCTGAGGGCAGTGGGGCGATTGTGAATAACTCGCGGAATCTCATTTTCGCCTATCGCCGCGAGCCGTTTGTGCAGAAATATGGCGATGCTCGCTGGCAGGATGCCGTTTCGGAGGCGACCGACGAGATGAATCAGCTCCTTTTGCAGCGTTTTTCGCGGTAG
- the csrA gene encoding carbon storage regulator CsrA yields the protein MLVLSRHRDESIMIGDDVVVTIVDIRGDKVRLGIEAPQSIPVHRQEVYDAIQRENRKASQTGPAATKDVRPNKGQ from the coding sequence ATGCTCGTCCTTTCCCGACACCGCGACGAAAGTATCATGATTGGCGACGATGTTGTCGTCACCATTGTGGATATACGAGGTGATAAGGTTCGCTTAGGTATCGAAGCACCGCAATCGATTCCGGTTCATCGCCAGGAAGTCTACGACGCTATTCAACGCGAAAACCGTAAAGCTTCGCAAACAGGCCCCGCCGCGACCAAGGACGTTCGTCCCAACAAGGGGCAGTAG
- a CDS encoding Dabb family protein, translating into MKLKLAQLLCVALVTCCVSTPNASASPSAPTAAEKETRVLRHAVFFAFNDEATEADIEKVVDAFKALPTKIDTITDFACGVNNSPEGLNDGFTHCFLLTFKDEAGRAKYLPHPAHKAFGKVLGPHMKDVFVVDYWGDASEDTAEKKTLRHAVFFKFKDDAPAEGIKAVEQAFAALPAKIDSITDFEWGTNNSPETHDDGFTHCFMVTFDDDAGRAKYLPHPDHGAFVEVLKPVLDKVRVLDFYTK; encoded by the coding sequence ATGAAACTGAAACTTGCACAACTGCTTTGTGTTGCCTTGGTGACCTGTTGCGTTTCCACGCCCAATGCTTCCGCCAGCCCGTCCGCGCCAACCGCAGCCGAAAAGGAGACTCGAGTGCTTCGCCATGCCGTTTTTTTCGCGTTTAACGATGAGGCGACGGAGGCCGACATCGAGAAGGTCGTCGACGCCTTCAAGGCGTTGCCAACCAAGATCGACACCATCACGGATTTTGCTTGCGGCGTGAATAACAGCCCGGAAGGTCTTAACGACGGATTTACACATTGCTTCCTGCTAACGTTCAAGGATGAAGCGGGCCGTGCGAAATACCTTCCACACCCCGCTCACAAAGCCTTTGGAAAGGTTCTCGGACCTCACATGAAGGATGTGTTCGTCGTCGACTACTGGGGCGACGCAAGCGAGGATACCGCCGAGAAAAAAACGCTGCGACACGCGGTGTTCTTCAAGTTCAAAGACGATGCACCGGCGGAAGGGATCAAAGCCGTCGAACAAGCCTTCGCGGCACTTCCAGCAAAGATTGACTCGATTACCGATTTTGAATGGGGCACCAACAACAGCCCGGAAACTCACGACGACGGATTCACGCACTGCTTCATGGTCACGTTTGACGACGATGCCGGGCGAGCCAAATACTTGCCCCATCCCGACCACGGCGCCTTTGTCGAAGTGTTGAAGCCCGTACTCGACAAAGTCCGAGTGTTGGACTTCTATACGAAGTGA
- a CDS encoding flagellin N-terminal helical domain-containing protein: protein MTRINTNVSSLVAQNRLNQSNNDLQTALTRLSTGLRINSGKDDPAGLIASEALRSEITGMNKAISNTNRANQIITTADSALGQVSSLLSDVRGLVVEAANTGALSADEIAANQLQVDSSLEAINRIAQTTTFQGRKLLDGGLDFITKGGTNAANIKTMQIDQANLGATGSVDVQIDIQAAATQAAVDVGGFEANVTGVASTGDIAIGADAGATAATATLTIAAAPPATAASGTVSIGADTLTFDADAAGLAGNIDVVFTDAGGGGTTAASINGSGQLEIAYDVTAGESTANIQSVVNTAALGFTVSGAGAASTTGGVAATGTTLSGGADIGTATTIDITAADGAAGNVAVTFLDAGASGATTAAINATTGAIEVSYDFAAATAASAIQTAIDGLTDFSATLTGTGSTTGGTPATDGALTGGADTTTAATISVTADDTGVAGDVAVTFVDGGASSATSAAINSTTGAIEVTYDFAAATAAADIQTAIDGLDGFSATLTGSGNTIAGTGATDGALAGGVDTSGGVKEDAVFELAGTNGSEVFNVSKGTSLDQLVAQINLVSDATGITAAADGEDLQLRSSAYGSDSLVDLRVISEGTGGNFGAGAREVGTDVKATINGREANSTGNQISLNTATLDLSLELAADQTDSSSFTITGGGALFQLGADVVSNQQARIGIGSVSAARLGGSAGKLFQLGSGGSASLSTDPNQAAEIVTEAINQVTSLRGRLGAFQATTLESNMVSLKDTVANLQEAESSIRDADFAQESAALTRAQILVQSGTNVLSMANQNPQNVLSLLR from the coding sequence ATGACAAGAATTAACACTAACGTTTCGTCACTTGTTGCACAAAACCGTTTGAACCAAAGCAACAACGATTTGCAAACCGCACTGACACGTTTGAGCACCGGTCTCCGGATCAACAGCGGTAAAGACGACCCTGCAGGTTTGATTGCGAGTGAAGCACTGAGAAGTGAAATCACCGGCATGAACAAAGCGATCAGCAATACAAACCGTGCCAACCAGATCATCACGACTGCCGACAGTGCCCTTGGCCAAGTCAGCTCGCTTCTGAGCGATGTTCGTGGCTTGGTGGTTGAAGCCGCCAATACGGGTGCCTTGAGTGCTGACGAAATCGCGGCGAACCAATTGCAGGTGGACTCGTCGCTCGAAGCGATCAACCGGATTGCTCAAACGACCACGTTCCAAGGCCGAAAACTTCTTGACGGCGGCTTGGACTTTATCACCAAGGGCGGAACGAACGCGGCCAACATCAAGACGATGCAAATTGACCAAGCCAACCTTGGTGCGACCGGCAGCGTTGATGTTCAAATCGATATCCAAGCCGCTGCCACGCAAGCAGCCGTCGACGTCGGTGGTTTTGAAGCGAACGTGACCGGTGTTGCCTCGACAGGTGACATCGCGATCGGAGCGGACGCTGGAGCAACTGCTGCGACGGCCACCTTGACGATTGCTGCGGCTCCACCTGCAACGGCTGCCAGTGGAACTGTCTCGATCGGTGCAGATACCTTGACATTCGACGCGGACGCGGCTGGTCTCGCCGGTAATATCGACGTGGTCTTTACCGATGCGGGCGGTGGAGGTACCACAGCCGCCAGCATAAATGGATCGGGGCAGTTGGAAATCGCCTACGATGTCACTGCGGGCGAATCTACGGCAAACATCCAATCCGTCGTGAACACTGCTGCTCTTGGCTTCACGGTCTCTGGAGCAGGTGCAGCTTCGACGACCGGTGGTGTCGCAGCAACCGGGACCACGCTATCCGGTGGTGCAGACATTGGCACGGCGACGACCATCGACATCACCGCTGCGGACGGTGCCGCTGGAAACGTGGCAGTAACCTTCCTTGACGCTGGTGCAAGTGGTGCGACGACTGCTGCCATCAACGCCACGACCGGCGCGATCGAAGTCTCCTATGACTTCGCGGCTGCGACGGCTGCTTCCGCGATCCAGACTGCAATTGATGGATTGACCGATTTTTCAGCAACGCTGACCGGAACCGGCTCAACGACCGGCGGCACGCCTGCAACCGATGGCGCCTTGACGGGTGGTGCAGACACGACGACTGCGGCAACCATTTCGGTCACTGCGGATGACACCGGTGTCGCTGGCGATGTCGCTGTTACGTTTGTCGATGGCGGAGCCTCTTCGGCAACGAGTGCTGCAATCAATTCAACGACCGGCGCGATCGAAGTCACCTACGATTTTGCCGCTGCAACTGCCGCAGCGGACATTCAAACTGCGATTGATGGCCTTGACGGCTTCTCGGCCACGCTCACCGGATCAGGAAATACGATTGCGGGAACGGGAGCAACCGACGGCGCATTGGCCGGCGGTGTGGATACCAGCGGCGGCGTGAAGGAAGATGCTGTCTTTGAGTTGGCCGGTACCAATGGATCGGAAGTCTTCAACGTTTCCAAGGGAACTTCGCTTGACCAATTGGTCGCGCAAATCAACTTGGTATCGGATGCAACGGGCATCACCGCTGCCGCAGACGGGGAAGACCTGCAACTTCGCAGCTCTGCATACGGTAGTGACAGTCTGGTTGACCTTCGTGTCATCTCAGAGGGGACTGGCGGCAACTTTGGTGCGGGTGCCCGCGAAGTTGGAACCGACGTCAAAGCAACCATTAATGGTCGCGAAGCGAACAGCACGGGGAACCAAATTTCGCTCAACACCGCGACTTTGGACCTTTCGCTCGAATTGGCTGCCGATCAAACGGATTCGTCAAGCTTCACGATCACCGGTGGTGGGGCCCTGTTCCAACTCGGTGCCGACGTGGTCAGTAACCAACAAGCTCGGATCGGTATTGGATCCGTAAGTGCGGCTCGATTAGGTGGATCGGCTGGTAAGTTGTTCCAACTCGGCAGCGGTGGTTCCGCTTCACTTTCAACCGACCCGAACCAAGCCGCCGAAATCGTAACCGAAGCGATCAACCAAGTAACGAGCCTTCGCGGTCGACTGGGTGCATTCCAAGCAACGACGCTGGAAAGCAACATGGTCAGCTTGAAGGACACGGTTGCCAACCTTCAGGAAGCGGAAAGTTCGATCCGTGACGCGGACTTCGCGCAAGAATCGGCAGCACTCACTCGGGCTCAAATTCTGGTTCAATCGGGTACGAATGTATTGTCGATGGCCAATCAGAATCCACAAAACGTCCTCTCCTTGCTTCGATAA
- a CDS encoding superoxide dismutase gives MAYTLPALPYAYDALAPHIDAQTMEIHHTKHHQAYISKVNDAIAGSAVEGKSIEDLISDLSAVPEGKRGAVRNNGGGHANHSLFWTVMGAGKGGAPSGDLAAAIDKAFGSFDAMKEQFANAGATRFGSGWAWLVVENGELKVGSTANQDSPLMGKEIAGIGGTPILGLDVWEHAYYLNYQNRRPDYISAFWNVVDWDAVSDRCKAAM, from the coding sequence ATGGCTTACACACTGCCTGCACTCCCCTATGCCTACGACGCCTTGGCACCTCACATTGACGCTCAAACGATGGAAATCCATCACACGAAGCATCATCAAGCCTACATCAGCAAAGTCAACGATGCGATCGCCGGAAGCGCCGTCGAAGGCAAGTCGATCGAGGATTTGATCTCGGACCTGTCCGCGGTACCCGAAGGCAAGCGCGGTGCGGTCCGCAATAACGGTGGCGGACACGCAAATCACTCGCTGTTCTGGACCGTGATGGGAGCGGGCAAAGGAGGGGCTCCATCGGGTGACCTCGCCGCCGCAATCGATAAGGCGTTTGGATCGTTTGATGCGATGAAAGAGCAATTCGCGAATGCCGGTGCAACTCGTTTTGGTAGCGGTTGGGCATGGTTAGTTGTTGAAAATGGCGAGTTGAAGGTTGGCAGCACTGCGAATCAAGATAGCCCGCTGATGGGGAAAGAGATCGCCGGAATTGGCGGAACGCCCATTCTTGGACTTGATGTCTGGGAGCACGCCTATTATTTGAATTACCAAAACCGACGTCCCGATTACATTTCGGCCTTCTGGAATGTCGTCGATTGGGATGCCGTATCCGACCGCTGCAAGGCTGCGATGTAG
- a CDS encoding flagellar export chaperone FliS: MTFTTSQPASNFQPSTYQGPRRRKSDEYLDSAIRYASPARLRLMLIERSIDVARLLAENWRTKPETKGPNENSLRLLDLINELLSGVTSKEGVCEKIADLYVFLSKHLIAAERSSDADAIDEIRTILEIEAETWRLVVANEGAAACAEPPTTGLNLEG, from the coding sequence ATGACCTTTACAACTTCGCAACCCGCATCAAACTTTCAGCCCAGTACCTACCAAGGCCCTCGACGTCGAAAATCGGACGAGTACCTTGACTCAGCGATCCGATATGCCTCGCCAGCGAGACTACGACTGATGCTGATCGAGCGTTCAATCGACGTGGCCCGGCTCTTGGCTGAAAATTGGCGAACGAAGCCGGAAACGAAGGGCCCCAATGAGAACTCACTCCGCTTGCTTGATTTGATCAACGAATTATTGTCCGGCGTCACATCGAAAGAAGGCGTTTGCGAAAAGATTGCCGACTTGTACGTTTTCTTGTCGAAACATCTGATCGCAGCGGAACGATCAAGCGACGCCGACGCGATTGATGAAATTCGAACGATTTTGGAAATCGAAGCCGAAACATGGCGATTGGTGGTAGCCAATGAAGGAGCGGCGGCCTGCGCCGAACCACCCACAACCGGATTGAACCTCGAGGGTTAA
- the pheS gene encoding phenylalanine--tRNA ligase subunit alpha yields the protein MSLESFLSTLDELEQEALAAFDAASDAGALEESRVRFLGAKKGALKDVQKQMGGIDPSDRKAAGMRLNEFKSKVQAAFETSQSILGGGGEAGIDPSFDATLPGIQPNIGHIHPITQTINHLMEIMGRMGFEAAEGPEVEDPWHNFVALNIPEDHPARDPLDNFYLATASATSDRAIEGEQLLRSQTSTVQIRVMERRQPPIRVISLGRVYRPDDPDATHFPMFHQMEGLYVDEHVTMANLKTVLRVFATNYLGGDVQIRFRPSFFPFTEPSVEVDFLWNDQWIEFGGAGMVDPAVFEAVGYDPETVSGFAFGLGVERLCMRRHGITDIRDLYSGDLRFLRQF from the coding sequence ATGTCACTTGAGTCATTCCTATCGACCCTTGACGAACTCGAGCAAGAGGCGTTGGCTGCGTTTGATGCTGCCAGTGACGCCGGCGCGCTCGAGGAATCGCGTGTTCGCTTCCTCGGTGCCAAGAAGGGTGCGCTGAAAGACGTTCAAAAGCAGATGGGCGGCATCGATCCGAGCGATCGTAAAGCTGCCGGTATGCGGTTGAACGAATTCAAGTCAAAGGTCCAAGCGGCGTTCGAAACTTCCCAATCCATACTGGGAGGTGGAGGCGAAGCGGGGATTGACCCCAGCTTTGATGCAACGCTGCCTGGAATTCAGCCAAACATCGGCCACATCCATCCGATCACGCAGACGATCAATCATTTGATGGAGATCATGGGACGGATGGGCTTTGAAGCGGCCGAAGGCCCCGAAGTGGAGGATCCTTGGCACAACTTCGTAGCACTAAACATTCCAGAGGATCATCCCGCTCGCGATCCGCTCGATAATTTTTACCTTGCGACCGCCTCGGCGACTTCGGATCGTGCAATCGAGGGCGAGCAATTGTTGCGGAGCCAGACGAGCACGGTACAGATTCGCGTGATGGAACGACGCCAGCCGCCGATCCGAGTGATCTCCCTTGGACGTGTTTATCGACCCGACGATCCCGATGCGACCCACTTTCCGATGTTTCATCAGATGGAAGGTCTGTATGTCGACGAGCACGTCACGATGGCGAATCTGAAGACCGTGTTGCGGGTGTTTGCGACCAATTACCTTGGCGGCGACGTTCAGATTCGATTCCGTCCGTCGTTTTTCCCCTTCACCGAACCGAGCGTTGAAGTCGACTTCCTTTGGAACGACCAATGGATCGAGTTTGGTGGCGCTGGGATGGTGGATCCCGCGGTGTTCGAAGCGGTTGGCTACGATCCTGAAACGGTTAGCGGATTCGCGTTCGGGTTGGGCGTTGAGCGGTTGTGCATGCGACGCCACGGGATCACCGATATCCGTGATCTGTACAGCGGAGACTTAAGGTTTTTGCGGCAGTTCTAG
- the rplT gene encoding 50S ribosomal protein L20 yields the protein MRTTKGAARRQSKKRLFKRAKGFRGGRSKLTRTVKETLLRSGAYAFRDRRVRKRDFRRLWIVRINAACREHGIRYSEFIFGLNKAGIELDRKTLSEMAIHDKEGFKQVCEKVKEALAA from the coding sequence ATGCGTACCACCAAAGGTGCCGCTCGTCGGCAATCCAAAAAGCGTCTGTTCAAGCGAGCCAAAGGCTTTCGTGGCGGACGGAGCAAGCTGACTCGAACCGTCAAAGAGACGTTGCTTCGCAGCGGCGCGTACGCCTTCCGTGATCGTCGAGTCCGCAAACGGGATTTCCGCCGGCTTTGGATTGTCCGCATCAATGCGGCTTGTCGAGAACACGGCATCCGATACAGCGAATTCATCTTTGGACTCAACAAGGCTGGCATCGAATTGGATCGAAAAACGCTCTCGGAAATGGCGATCCACGATAAGGAAGGCTTCAAGCAGGTTTGCGAGAAGGTAAAGGAAGCCCTGGCGGCGTAA